The Lycium ferocissimum isolate CSIRO_LF1 chromosome 1, AGI_CSIRO_Lferr_CH_V1, whole genome shotgun sequence genome includes a region encoding these proteins:
- the LOC132063861 gene encoding uncharacterized protein LOC132063861: protein MGHPEAKALPVRVHHPPHFQNGPIEVKGNWATKNDKILPYVNLVQKLCGRFKSIDFKHTPRAQNEFADALAIIASMIQHLESTHIDPLEFTLKEEQAHCAHIEAKSDGKPWYADIKTYLEKGEYPLESSTNQKKTIRRLANGFF from the exons ATGGGTCACCCAGAAGCTAAGGCATTACCTGTCCGTGTTCACCACCCACCTCATTTTCAGAATGGACCCATTGAG GTGAAAGGAAATTGGGCTACTAAGAATGACAAAATATTGCCATATGTGAATTTAGTACAAAAGCTGTGTGGGAGATTTAAAAGCATCGACTTCAAGCATACTCCGAGGGCTCAAAACGAGTTCGCTGACGCTTTGGCGATAATAGCCTCCATGATTCAGCATCTCGAGAGTACCCATATTGATCCATTGGAGTTCACACTGAAAGAAGAACAGGCTCACTGTGCCCACATTGAGGCTAAGTCGGATGGCAAGCCGTGGTACGCCGACATCAAAACGTACCTGGAGAAAGGAGAATATCCTCTGGAAAGCTCAACAAATCAGAAGAAAACTATCAGGAGGCTGGCTAAtggattcttttaa